TGTGCGCGCGGGTACAAGGCCTGCTGCGCCGCACCCTGGGGGCACGCGACGCAGGCGAGCCCACTGTACTGGGTCTGGCAGATTTGCAACTGGACCTGATACGCCGCCGCGCCACACGCGCTGGCCAGCGGCTGGACCTGACGGCGAAGGAGTTCTTGCTCTTGTCGCTGTTTTTGCGGCGCCAAGGCCAGGTACTGTCACGCACCGCCATTGCCGAGCAGGTGTGGGACATGAACTTTGACAGCGACACCAACGTGGTGGAAGTGGCCATACGCCGGCTGCGCACCAAGATGGACCTGCCTTTTGAGAAACCCCTGCTGCACACGGTGCGGGGCATGGGGTATGTGATGGAGGCTCGATAGCGATGGCGCAACCCTCACGCCACACGCTGGCCCCACGGGCCCACTCACTGCGCGCACGTTTGTCACTGTGGCTGGCGGTGCAAAGCCTGGTGGGGCTGGGCGCAGTTTGCCTGGTTGTGTACCTGGTGATCGCCTTGAACCAAACGGCCCGGCAGGACGAAGCCTTGGCGCAAAAAGAGGCGATCGTGCGGCACCTGCTGCTGAACACCGACGAACATGCCCCGCCGCGTGCCGACGCAAGGGTTGCCAGCGCACCGCCGCAGCACCCCCTCAATGACTTTGTCATCGGGCATGAGAACTTCCGCCTCATTGTGCGCACGCCCAGTGGGGCGCTGGTGTTTCCGGCTGTGCTGCCAGATGCCGATGGCGCGCTGCGTGCCAGCAGAGCGTTTGAGGTGCCGCCGCCCGAGGGCGGTGGTCAGGGCTTCAAGGTCTCGCTGTCCATGGACATCACCTCCGATGCACGCCACCTGCAACGGCTGGGTATCACGCTGGCGGTGGCGGCCTTGGTCGGGGCCTTGCTGATCTCGCTGGGCGGGTTCTCCATCGTCAGCTATGGGCTGCTGCCGGTGCGCAAGCTGGCAGTGCAGCTGCAGTCTCTGTCGGCCAGCAACCTGCGCACTCGCCTGGGCGTTACAGGGCAACCCTCCGAGCTGGTGCCGCTGCTGGCACAGTTCAACGACCTGCTGGGGCGGCTGGACCTGGCCTACCAGCAACTGGAGGGCTTTAACGCCGACGTGTCACACGAGTTGCGCACCCCCTTGGCCACCTTGTTGGCCAGCAACGAGCTGGCGCTGCGCCACCCTGAACGGTTTGAGATGGGCGAGGTGCTGGCCTCCAACCTCGAAGAGCTGCACCGCCTGGCGGGCATGGTGAACGACATGCTGTTCCTGTCGCAGGCCGATCGCGGCGCACTGGCCCGGCGCACCCCTGTGCCCAGCCTTGCGGCCCTGGCGGCACAGGTGGCCGAGTACCACGAAGCGGCCCTGGCCGAGGCGGGGCTGCGGCTGCGCATTGAGGGCGACGACACGGGGCGGTTTGACGAACCGCTGCTCAGAAGGGCGCTGTCGAACTTGTTGGCCAATGCCACCCAATACGCCAAGCCTGGCAGCGAGGTGCAGGTTCGTATCACCCCGCTGGCGGGCCATCAGGTCCGATTGGTGGTGGGCAACCAAGGTGATGCGGTGGCGCCCCAGGTGCTGGAGCGCATCTTTGACCGATTCTTTCGGGCAACGGCCTCGCGGGCCCATGGGCAAAAGAACCATGGCCTGGGGCTGGCCATCACTGCCGCCATCGCGCGCATGCACGGCGGCCAACCCACGGCCCGCAGCGATGGCGGGCACACCGAAATTGGCATAGAGCTGACGCAAGGTAACCCCTGATACAGCTCAGCTGCAGGGACTGCCATTTGCTATATTTTCAATAGCTGCCAGCGCTTATTTATCGGGCGCCAGAGGCCAAAATCAATGAAACTGGAAGCCCTATGAGCCTTGAACAAGTTCTTGGCCCGCTGCCAAACCAAGCGGCTCGGCGCCCTTGGCCATTTCATTCGGCTTCGGGTGGCTGCAGGGGCCGAGGCCGCCGTTTGCCGGTGCCGCCCCAGCGCAGCGCGTCTTCGCCGGGGATGCCCAGAGGGTTGTTGGCTGGCTCGGTCAGTGGCGCCAGCAGGGCTTGCAGGTCAGCCTCGCTAAATTTCACCGCGCCCTCTGCATCGTGGCCCAGCACGCCCTGGGCCAGTGCGGCCTTGCGGGCCTGCAGCTCCAGCATCCGTTCTTCAATGCTGCCTTCCACCACCAGCTTGTAGACGAACACCGGCTGGTCTTGCCCGATGCGGTGGGCGCGGGCGGTGGCTTGTTCCTCCACGGCAGGGTTCCACCACGGGTCGAGGTGGATCACGGTGTCGGCGGCGGTGAGGTTCAGGCCCACGCCCCCGGCCTTGAGGCTCACCAGCAGGATGGGCGCGCTGGCTTCGTCCTGTGCCTGAAAACTCTTGACCACGGCACCGCGCTGGCCCGACGGCGTCTGGCCCGTGAGGGTGAGGTAGGGCAGGGCCAGTGCGCTGAGCGACTCTGCCGCCAGCGTGAGCATTTCGGTGAACTGCGAGAACACCAGCACGCGGCGGCCTTCATCGACCAGGGCGGGCAGCATGTCGGCCAACAGTTCGAGCTTGGCGCGCTCCATCGCCTGCGCGGTCCTTTTTGCCGCCGGGCCGCCCCAAGACAAAAAAGCGTCCCCCTCGGGGGGCCGCGACCCGCGCAGCGGCGGAGCGTGGGGGGCTTGTTTTATGCCTTTTACCAATCTGGGGTCACAGCACACTTGGCGCAGCTTGAGCAGGGCGTCGAGGATGGCGATCTGAGAGCCCTCAAAGCCTTGTCGCTCCAGCGCACGGCGCACCTGCTTGTCGGCCGTGGTGCGCACAGCCTCATACAGCTCGCGCTGCTTGCCTTGCAGTTGCACGCGCAGGATGGTCTCGGTGCGCGGCGGCAGTTCGGTGGCCACGTCCTGTTTGCGGCGGCGCAGGATGAAAGGGCGCACGCGCTGTGACAGCAGCTGGGCGCGCAGGGTTTCGCCGTTTTCCTCGATGGGCTTGCGCCAGCGGGCGTTGAAGCTGCGCACATCGCCCAGAAAGCCGGGCATCAAGAAGTCAAACTGCGCCCACAGCTCGCCCAGGTGGTTTTCCAGCGGGGTGCCCGTCAGGCACAGCAGATGCGGGGCTTGCAGGCGGCGCAGGGCGCGGGCGCTGCGGCTGCCGGCGTTCTTCACCATCTGTGCTTCGTCCAGGATCAGCAAGTGAAAGGGCTGCGCGGCCAGCGCGTCCACATCGCGCCAGAGCAAGGGGTAGGTGGTCAGCACCAGGTCGTGGTCAGCAATCTGCAGGTAGCGCTCGCCCCGGCGGGCCCCGTGCAACACCAGCACGCGCAGGCCGGGGGCCATGCGGGCGGCTTCGGCCTGCCAGTTGAACAGCAGCGAGGTCGGCACCACCACCAGCGCGGGCCGGGCCAGACGAGCGGCTTCCTTTTCAGCCAGCACATGGGCCAGGGCCTGTGCGGTTTTGCCCAGGCCCATGTCGTCGGCCAATATGCCGCCCAAGCCTTGTTCGCGCAGGTATTGCAGCCAGGCCAGGCCCTCCAATTGGTACGGGCGCAGTTGCACTTGCAGCCCCTGCGGTGCGGCCACAGGCTGGGGCGTGCCGATGCGGCGCAGGCGCTGGGCCAGGTGGGCCAGGCCTGCGTCGCCCTGCAGTTGCCAGTCGTTGCTCCAGCCGTTCACGGTGCCTACGCGGTGGGCCTGCACCAGCCCGGCGCGCAGGGCCTCGATGCGGCGGGCCTCCCAGGCGCCCAGGTGCAGCGGGTCGCCGTCCTTGCGCTGGTTACGGGTAGGGTCGGTCAGCAGGTCCACCATCGCGCCCACAATGGCCTTGAGCGGCCCGGCGGGGGCCTCAATGCGTTTACCGCCCGGGGCGCGCAGCTTGATGATGGCCAGGTCGTCAATGGCGGCCATTTGCTGGGCGTTGAGCCAGCGCGCATCGCGGCGCAGCAGGTCGGCCAGCAGCGGGGCGAGGTCTAGGGTTTGGCCGTCAATCTCAATGCCCAGCGTCAGCAGCCAGGCGCCTTCGCGCTCGGGCAGCATGAGCTTTTGCACGGGGCGTTCGCGCGAACCCAACTGGCCGTCCACTTCCTTGCCCAGCAGCTCGCCCGTGTCGGGGGCGATGTGCAGCTTCCAGCGCAGCACGGGCACGCTTTCGTGCGCAAAGCCGGGCCGCACCACCACGCTCCACCCCTCAGCGCGCAGCTGGGGAATCTGCTCGGCCCAGAAGTCGCCAAAGTGCGCTTCTTGCGGCAGCGTCCACACGGGGCCCAGCGTGGCTACAGCGGCGCGGTGGCGCCATTGCAGCTTGCTCGCGTCCACGGGGATCAGTCCCAGGTCCCACACACGGTCCATGGCGTCGGATTCAGCCGCCAGGTTGCGCTGCATGCGCACCACAGGGCCGCCGGTGTCAAACAGGTCCTGCACAGGGGCAGGGCGGGCGTTCAGGATCGAGGTAGGCGCAGGCGCCTGCCAAGTGGCGCCGCCATCAGTGCGGTAGGTCCAGTCAATCTGCACCAGCGTCACGCTGTCGCCGCGCGGCCCGAGCTTGCCCTGCGGTTGCAGGCCCAGCAGGCCATCGCCCCGGCCCAGCGTCATCAGGGTGATGCGGGGGGTGAAATGGCCTGGGGCAATACCCGTGTCGGCGTCTTTGGGCTTGGCCGCAGCTGTGGCGCTGGGCCATGGCCCGGGCTGCGCCGCGTGGGCATCGCCACGCAGCAGTGCCATCACGCGGGCGGCCTCGGCGTCGCTCAGCGGCGCCAGGGCTTGCAGCTGGGCGCTGCTGGCCTGGCTGCGCAGGGCCTGTAACCACGCCTGCACGAGGGCAGCGCGGTCAGACCGGGGCGGAATGGGCTCTGCAGGGTGGGCGCCAGGGGCAGACATAGGCTGCTGATTGTGCCGTGCTGGCCAGAGGCCCAGCACCGGCGACCAGAACCAGGCTCAAAACTCCCAGGCCATGCCCAACTGGCTGAAGGTGCGGCCATTGCCTCGGCCCACAGCGGCAGAGACCTTGAGCCCATCGGCCACTTCATAGCGCAGGCCCACGGCCTTGTCGGGGCGGGTGTGCCGCTCCCCATACACCTCAGAGGTGAACTGCAGCCGCTGCGCCAACGGCAGCTCGTACCCCACGGCCCAGGTGGCAGCGTTGACACGCACGCCATCCATCTTGGTGGATTTGCGCCCCGCGTTGAGGTGCAGCACCTGCTCGTTCGCAAAGCGGTAGGTCGCCAAGCCGGTGAGCGCGTATTCGCGGTGGGTCAAACGCACCGGGGTGGCATGGTCGCGCACGCGGGTGTGCCCCACATCCAGCCGCGCCCCCAGGGACCATCCCGTTTCGTTTTGCCATGGCACCCATTTCAGCCCCAGCCCACGCCCTCGCAACGTGGTCGATGGTGCGGTGCTGCGGTCTTTGGCCCGTGCCAGCGAGACTTCCATTTCCAGGTTGGGCAAAACCCCTGCGCCCCACAGCAGCTCGCCCCCCCGGGTTTTGCCATCGCGGCCGATGCCAGCCTCCAGCTTCATCGCGCCTTGGTCCAGGGTGCCTGCGTCGTCGGTGTGCATCGGTGCCTCGGCATGTGCGGCCAGGGCGCTTGCCAGGCCCAAGAGCGCTGCGCACAGGCGCACCGTGCCTATGGGGTGAGGGGGTTGAAGTTGGGTTCTCATCGGGGGTCTCTCTCTCGGGGCATTTTTATGGGGTGGCTCTTTGGCCTTGCGGGGCCAAAGGGCCCAGCACCGGATCTGGCCAACAAAGCTCAATACAAAAGCCTTGGGCACAATCGGGTAAAGAAGTATGCCCGCCATGTGCGCGGACCACCAGATCGGTCAAAACCAAGCCCAGCCCACGCATGGCACTGCCCTGTGCGTAAGCTTGCTGCCGCAGCGCCTGCTGCAGATCCGACTTGGTTTGCAGGGTGCAGCCGTCGCCGTCATCCTGCAGGCGCAGAACAGTCTCTGCGCCCCTGCTCCATGCCGTGACTGAAACTGTGCGCGCGTGGAAACGCTGGGCGTTGTCCAGCAGGTTCAGCAAAGCGGCCGCAAGCAGATCGGGGTCGGCAAAGAGAGGCTCTTGCGCTTGGATCTGAATGTTCAAATCGTGGAACGAGAGCGACCGGATAAATGGTTCCAGCTCAATCGGCTGGCGCTTTGGCTCGATGCCGCTGCGAAACATCATCAGCAACGCCTGCATCACACGCCCCAGACGCCCAGCGGCTTCGCGGGCCCGCACCAGGCGGGGGCGAATGGCTTCGGGGGCCTCCTTGATGGCCAGGGCCAGTTGCACATCAATACCCGCCACAGGCGTGCGCAAGGCATGGGCAGCATGGGCGGTGAAGGCACGCTCGCTCACCACACGCCGGGCCAGCCGCTGCCCCAGCTCAGCCACCGAAGCTTCGATAGGCACCAGCTCCGCCCTGGGCTCAGCGCGGGGCGTCGTCTCGGGGCGCAGGGGGTCGTAGCGTTGCACATGCTGGCTCAGGGCCCCCAGCGGGCTGAGTTCCTGGCGGATGCGCCAGCTCATCCACAACGCCGAGAGCAACCCCAACGAAAGGGCTGCGCCCAGCGTGTAGAGCACCACCTCGCTGCGTGCCTCATCGCGCTCATTGCGGCTTTGCGCTACCACCAAATAGCGCGTGGTCTGTGGGCTCAAGGGCAAGGCAAAAGCGCGCCATTGACCATCGGCAGTCCAGAGGGCTTTGGCGTCTGCCTTCGCCAGCAAAGGCTGTGCAGGTGCCTTGTGTGAGCGCTGCCGCACCTCGAACGTCACTGCGTCGATCACTTGCCGGACCAAGTGCTCCTCGTACCCAAAGTGCGGGCCGGCAGTGGCGTTCAACGGGCCACCTGCCGATTCGGCAGGCTGGGCCGCCAACATCCCATGAAAAATCTCGGCAGTCTCGCGCAGCTCCTGGTCCATCAGCTCACCCATCTCATGGGCCATCACCAGCCAGACAACCAGGGTGGTCAGCAAACCAAAAGCAATGGCAGTCCACAAGAGCGATTGCGTCAACCGGCCAAGAATGGACGGAGGATGGGCCGCGCGCAGGCCATCAGCCAATGGCATGGGGTGCCTCTATCCGGTAACCTAAGCCACGCATAGTCTGAATCAGCCCTTTGCCCAGTTTGCTGCGCAGGTGAAAAACGTGCACTTGCAGGGCGTTGCTGCTGATTTCACTGTCCAACCCCAGCACCAGCGCCTCCAGGTCGGAGGCTGAAACGGTGCGCCCGGCGCGCAGCACCAAGGCCTCCAGCACCGCCCATTCGCGGGCCGTCAGCTCCACCCGCTGGCCGTGCAGGCGCACGGTCTTGTCGGCCAAAGCCACTTCCACGGCTCCAAACGTCTTGCAAGGGGTGCCACCCGCCATACGCCGGAACAGGGCGCGCAGGCGGGCGCACAGTTCTTCAGGGGCAAAGGGCTTGACCAGGAAATCATCCGCCCCGCTGTCCAGGCCGTGGATGCGGTCGCTGAGCAAATCACGCGCGGTGAGCACCAGCGCCGGGGTCTTGGCCCCTTTGGATCGCAGTCCCCGCAGCCAGTCCAAGGCTGATCCGTCGGGCAAATTCCAGTCGAGCAGCCACGCGTCGTAAGGATCGGAGGCCAACACCCGGGCTTGTGCCAGTGTGGAGCACCAGTCCACCAAGTAACCGTCCTGCCCAAGATAATCCCGCAGGCCTTCGCCCAACGTCAGGTCGTCTTCCAACAGCAGCAGTCGCACCTGGGGCCCTTGTCTCAAAAACGCTGCTTCACACCCGTGACCATCGCGCGCACCAGGCGCACGCGCTCCAGCCTCCCCATGGCAATGGCCGCCACCGCGTGCAATCCTGCAGCCCAAAGCAGCGCTTGCGCCAGGCTTTCGTGCAGTTCCATCAGCCATTCTTCGCCAAAAAATGCGTCAGTGGTTTGCAGCCAGCCCGTGGCGCCCAGGGCCAGCACAAGTGCCATCAACGCCAGCATCATCAAGGCGCCCAGTGGGTTGTGCCCCTCATAGTGCAAGTGCTGACCCTGGCGCAGGGCCTGCACATGGCGGGCCAGTCGGCCAGGGGTGGGGAAGAAGTCGCTGAACCGCGCGTGCCTGCTGCCCACGAAGCCCCACACCAGGCGCGCCAGCACCAGTGCACTGGCGGTGTAGCCCACCCACTCATGCGCAGTTTTGCCGTCTTCCAGCACAAACTGGTTCAAGACCACGCAAGTGACCAGGCTCCAGTGAAAAATGCGAACAAACAAATCCCACACCCTGGTGGCTGAGGGAGCTTGATCAGAAGGGCTAGGGTTCATGGGCAACTCGCTTGGCAATGGCCGGGATCGGTCTGCGCGACGTTGCTTTACTTGCGTTCAAGTTCAGCGCCAGTGGCGGGGTCGAAATAGATTTCCACCTTTTTGCCTGCTTTGTCCAAGCCGTAGATTTCGTAGCACTTGCCCTTGCTGACCTTGAAGGTGCGGATCCGGTAGCCCTGCTTTTCCAGCCCGGCCTTGAAGTCGGCCTCTTTCATCCATTTGTCTTGCGGAACATTGCAGGTGGGGCCAGCAAAGGCAGCAGCAGAACCAAGGGCCAGAACGAGTGCGGTGATGTGCAGTTTCATGGGTAACTTTCAAAGAAGATGAACCGAGAAGGCGCAGGCTGTCTGCCCACGAACTGCATTGGAAGCGGTCAAGATTAAGAGGGGATGAAGGGCGAAGGCCCCTTGAAAAGAGGAGGGGTGCCCGGCGACAGCGCCGCCTGCCAAGGCTCAGTGGCCCAGCGCCAGCGCAAACAACTCGTTGCGAAAATGGATGCCCAGGCGGCCAAAGGCGCGGTTTCGGTAGGTTTTGACGGTGGGCAGGCTCAGACCCAGGTCGCAGGCAATACCCTCTTGCGTCATACCCTGCAGCAGGCGAGTGCACACGTCGAGCTCGCGCTCGGTCAGGCCCGCGTGGGCACGCAGCAGGCGCTCGCGCAGCGCAGGCAATTGCTGGGGCAAAGCATGGGGCGGGGTAGGGGTGGTTGGCAAGGCCACAGGCTGTTGCTGGGCCAGGGCAATGTGCTTGCGCGCTAGGGCTAGCAGTACGGGGGCCACGGTTTCAAAGTCGCTGATCTGCCGGTCCAGAAACGGCCGTTGGTGCTGATGGCGGTAAAAGTTGACGGCAAACACGGCGCCATCGTTTTCGTGCTCGACGATGGAGACCCGCTCGGCCATGCCGTGGGCCTCATACACGCGCGCCTGGTGTTCGCCGCCCACTTCGCTGGCGGTGAGGTGGCACAAGCGGGTGCTGGGAGCGGCTGCGACCGATTCCCCCCAAGTGCGGTCGCTGCGATAAGGGCCTGAGAGGTAGGCCCACCAGCAATCTCGCGTGGTGTCTGGAATGCCGTGGCTGGCAGACATGAATAGCGTGGGTTGGCAATGGCGCCCTGTGCGGTACACCGACCACGACGCTGCGGGCAGCACAGGGGCCAGCTCTTGCAGCAAGCCGCTGGCAAAGCCGGCATCGCCCAACCGCTGGACCATGCCGCCCAGGGCAGCGACCGTGCCGTGAGTGGGCGGCGGCGCAATACCATCGCCCAAGGTGCTTGCTGGGAGCCAGTGCCTCATGGGTGGTATGCAGCGCAACGGCAGTTGAAAGTCATCGTGTCATCTTCAGGGATGACGCGAATCAAGCGCCACAGGGCTTACGCTAGGTTGCGTTGCACCTTGCCAAAACCTCAAAGCCCACTATGACCGAACCTGTCCCATTGCCTGAACCCCGTTTGCGCTTTTTTGCCGACCTGCGCGTGCAGGTGGGCGCACCCCAAGAGGTGGGCCGCACCGTGCATGGCCTGCGCCGCCTGATCCCCATCACCGGTGGCCACGCCACGGGCGATGGCTGGCAAGCGCGGGTACTGGCGGGAGGGGCCGATTTTCAGCTCATCGTGAGCGACACCCTGGCCGAGCTGGACGCCCGCTACACGCTGGAGACCGATGCCGGTGACCTCGTTTATGTGCAAAACCGCGCCTTGCGCTCAGGCCCGCCGGAGCTGATGGCGCAGCTGGCACGTGGCGAGCTGGTGGACCCTGCACTCATCTACTTTCGCTGCAGCCCCCAGTTTGAAACCGCGTCCCCCACCTTGCGCTGGATTGCCGAGCGCCTATTCACCGGCAGCGGCGCCCGTTACCCGGATGCAGTGGCCATGCGCTTTTGGGAGGTGATGTAGACACCTCAGCCCATGCCAGAACGATCAGCTTCTCGGCCCGCCATGGGCCCATCACAGCAATCACACCCAGCACTCGAAAAACACCAGGAGACCTTTGCCATGACACACCAACCCCACCCCGCCCCAACCACCCGCCGCAGCGCCCTCCAGCTTGCCAGCATGGCTGCGGTGCTGGCCACCAGCCTCGCGCCCTTCACTGGGGCCTGGGCGCAAACGGCGCCATACCCCAACAAGCCCGTGCGCATCATCGTGGGCTTTGCCGCAGGCACGGGGCCGGACATCGTGGCCCGGCTGCTGGCGCAAAAGCTCTCGGAGGGCTGGGGCAACTTGGGTGTGATCGTTGACAACAAGCCCGGCGCGGGCGGCTTGATTGCCGCCAGCGAGGCCGCACGCGCAGCCCCCGATGGCTACACGTTGATGCTGGGCGAAACGGGCCAGCTCAGTATTGCCCCCAGCAGCTACAACAAGCTGCCCTACGACCCGCAAAGGGACTTTGCCGCAGTCAGCCAAGTTGTCACCGCAGACTTTGCCTTGCTGGTCAACCCGCAAAAGGTGCCCGCGCGCAACGTCAAAGATTTTGTGGCCTGGACACAGCAGCAAAAGGGGCTGTTCCTGGCCACGTTTGGTGCGGGCACCCCGGGCCACTTTGGCGCCTTCATGTTTGGCGAAGCCGTCAAGCTCAAGCCCGAGCCCGTGCACTACAAAAGCACGGCCGACGCGCTGGGAGGCTTGTTTGGCGGCGATGTCCAGGGCGTCTTTGCCAGCGTGGGCCTGGCGGCCCCCAATGTGAAGGCGGGCAAGCTGATTGCCCTGGGCACCACAGGGGGCACCCGGTCCAACGCGCTGCCCGATGTGCCCACCATGAAGGAGCAGGGGTATAGCGGCCTGGAATTCAATTCGTGGTTTGGCATCGTGGCGCCCAGTAAGACGCCACCCGACATCCTTGCGCGCCTGCAGGCCGACGTGATAAAGGCCGTGCAATCGGCCGATGGCAAGGTCAAGCTGGAAGAAGCAGGCTTTCGGGCAACGGGCACCAGCCGTGAGGAGTTTGCCCGTGTAATTGCGGCCGATGCCGTGACCTGGGGCAAGGCCGTGGCTGCGACCGGGTTCAAGGCCGACTGATCCTGCGCCAGCTTCCGCAAAACACAACAATACGAGGAGTCACCGCCATGCCCCAAGGACGCCCAAAAAATCGCCGGGCCATTCAGACCACGCCCAGCAAAACGGGCCCAGCAATGCGCACCAGCCTCTGGCCCACAGCACTGCTGGCACCGCTGACGCTGGCATTGAGTGCCTGCGGCGGCGGCAGCGCCATGCTGGTCACCGACGCAGCCAATCCGGCGGCCGCTTGTGCCGACCTGGTCGCCAAGGCCCAGCTCGGCGGCACCACGTTGGCCACCAGCTACGTACCTGCGGAAACCCGCCGCCCTGGAGGCGCCACGTCGGGCAGCTTTCTGCCTGGGCACTGCGTGGTCACCGGCAGCATCAACCCCCGCGTGGGCGTGGATGGCAAAAACTACGCCATCGGCTTCCAGCTGAGCCTGCCGGACCAATGGAATGGGCGGTTTCTGTTCATTGGTGGTGGGGGTAATGATGGCGTCTTACGCGACACATCGCTCAGCTCCAGCATCTCGGGCGGCACCGCGTCCCCCCTGCGGCAAGGATTTGCCGTGGTGTCCACCGATGCGGGGCACAGCGGCACCAGCGCCAGCTTTGGTGCCGACCCACAGGCGCGCATTGACCACGCCTACAACTCGTACGACAAAACGGCGGTGGCCTCCAAGTCGCTCATCAGCACCCGTTATGGCCGCAAGCCAGACCGCTCGTACTTCTCGGGCTGCTCGGGCGGTGGACGCCAGGGCATGATGTTCTCGCAGCGGTTTCCAGACTACTTTGACGGCATCACCGCAGGGGCGCCCGCCATGCGCGTGTCCAGCGGCGCCACGGTGGCCGCCATGTGGAACACCATCCAGTTCAATGCCATCGCTCCGCAAGACGCCAGCGGCAAGCGCATCCTGTCGCAGGCCTTCAGCAATGGCGATCTCAAGCTGGTAGCCAATGCCGTCAATGCCACATGCGACGCCGCCGACGGGGTGGTCGATGGCCTGGCGCAAAACTTCCAGGCCTGCAAGGCGTTCGACCCCGCCGTGCTGCAATGCAGCGGCAGCAAGACCGACCGCTGCCTGTCATCAGCGCAAGTGGGCGCACTCAAAAATGTGTTTGCCGGTCCACGCAATTCAGCAGGCAAAGCGTTGTACACGGGCCAGCCCTGGGACGCCGGTCTGGCAGCCTCGGGCTGGCGCAGTTGGACGCTGGGCAACTCCACCACAGCCACGCCCGACGCCCGCTACATCACCCTCATGGTGGACGCGCTGACCAACGAATTTTTCACGCCCCCCGATGTGGAATTCGACCCGCTCAAGTTCCACTTTGACACGGACCCTGCCCGCATGGAGGCTTACTCAGCCATCTACGACACGTACCGCGATGACAAGCTGGCCGCCTTCCAGCAGCGCGGGGGCAAGATGCTGTTCATCCACGGCATGTCAGACCCCATCTTCTCGGCGTTTGACACCATCGACTACTACGAGCGCCTGGCGGCCAACAACGGCGGCATGGCAGCCACCCAGAACTTTGCAAGGACCTTTTTGGTACCCGGCATGAACCACTGCGCTGGCGGGCCAGCCACTGACAATTTCGACTCCATCCAGACCATGGTGGATTGGGTGGAAAAAGGCATTGCACCGCAGAGCATCACCGCCAAGGCCCTGGCCAGCAGCGCTGATTTTCCGAACCGCACGCGGCCCCTGTGCCCTTACCCACAGTTTGCCAAATACAAGGGCACAGGCAGCGTAGAGGATGCCAGCAGCTTTGTCTGCACAGCACCCTAGCGCGCAAAGATGGCAGGCATGGGGCGGACAAAGGCAGGGCGCCCGGTCTGCCCCCTAGTCTGCATCTTGCACAGCCACACTGGCCTTGCAGCAGGGCTGGCTTAGCCTTTGCTTTTGACCAGGCTGTAAATCACCAACAGCACCACTGCGCCGATCACCGAGGCGAACCAGCCAGCGGCTGCGCCTTGTGCATACCACCCCATGGCCGCGCCCACATAGCTGGCCAAAAACGATCCCGCCACCCCCAGCAGGGCCGTCATGATCCAGCCGAGCTTGTCATCGCCCGGTTTGACGGCCCGCGCAATCAATCCCACCACCAAGCCCACAAGCAGGGTTCCCAACAAAGACAGCATGGAGATTTCTTTCAAAAAAACGAGTTCTGGAATGTAAGGCCCGGGAATGGGCCGGGTTGTCAGACAGGGACG
This Acidovorax sp. 106 DNA region includes the following protein-coding sequences:
- a CDS encoding cytochrome b/b6 domain-containing protein, translated to MNPSPSDQAPSATRVWDLFVRIFHWSLVTCVVLNQFVLEDGKTAHEWVGYTASALVLARLVWGFVGSRHARFSDFFPTPGRLARHVQALRQGQHLHYEGHNPLGALMMLALMALVLALGATGWLQTTDAFFGEEWLMELHESLAQALLWAAGLHAVAAIAMGRLERVRLVRAMVTGVKQRF
- a CDS encoding PepSY domain-containing protein yields the protein MKLHITALVLALGSAAAFAGPTCNVPQDKWMKEADFKAGLEKQGYRIRTFKVSKGKCYEIYGLDKAGKKVEIYFDPATGAELERK
- a CDS encoding LuxR C-terminal-related transcriptional regulator, with product MRHWLPASTLGDGIAPPPTHGTVAALGGMVQRLGDAGFASGLLQELAPVLPAASWSVYRTGRHCQPTLFMSASHGIPDTTRDCWWAYLSGPYRSDRTWGESVAAAPSTRLCHLTASEVGGEHQARVYEAHGMAERVSIVEHENDGAVFAVNFYRHQHQRPFLDRQISDFETVAPVLLALARKHIALAQQQPVALPTTPTPPHALPQQLPALRERLLRAHAGLTERELDVCTRLLQGMTQEGIACDLGLSLPTVKTYRNRAFGRLGIHFRNELFALALGH
- a CDS encoding DUF3237 domain-containing protein, giving the protein MTEPVPLPEPRLRFFADLRVQVGAPQEVGRTVHGLRRLIPITGGHATGDGWQARVLAGGADFQLIVSDTLAELDARYTLETDAGDLVYVQNRALRSGPPELMAQLARGELVDPALIYFRCSPQFETASPTLRWIAERLFTGSGARYPDAVAMRFWEVM
- a CDS encoding tripartite tricarboxylate transporter substrate binding protein, which translates into the protein MTHQPHPAPTTRRSALQLASMAAVLATSLAPFTGAWAQTAPYPNKPVRIIVGFAAGTGPDIVARLLAQKLSEGWGNLGVIVDNKPGAGGLIAASEAARAAPDGYTLMLGETGQLSIAPSSYNKLPYDPQRDFAAVSQVVTADFALLVNPQKVPARNVKDFVAWTQQQKGLFLATFGAGTPGHFGAFMFGEAVKLKPEPVHYKSTADALGGLFGGDVQGVFASVGLAAPNVKAGKLIALGTTGGTRSNALPDVPTMKEQGYSGLEFNSWFGIVAPSKTPPDILARLQADVIKAVQSADGKVKLEEAGFRATGTSREEFARVIAADAVTWGKAVAATGFKAD
- a CDS encoding tannase/feruloyl esterase family alpha/beta hydrolase → MPQGRPKNRRAIQTTPSKTGPAMRTSLWPTALLAPLTLALSACGGGSAMLVTDAANPAAACADLVAKAQLGGTTLATSYVPAETRRPGGATSGSFLPGHCVVTGSINPRVGVDGKNYAIGFQLSLPDQWNGRFLFIGGGGNDGVLRDTSLSSSISGGTASPLRQGFAVVSTDAGHSGTSASFGADPQARIDHAYNSYDKTAVASKSLISTRYGRKPDRSYFSGCSGGGRQGMMFSQRFPDYFDGITAGAPAMRVSSGATVAAMWNTIQFNAIAPQDASGKRILSQAFSNGDLKLVANAVNATCDAADGVVDGLAQNFQACKAFDPAVLQCSGSKTDRCLSSAQVGALKNVFAGPRNSAGKALYTGQPWDAGLAASGWRSWTLGNSTTATPDARYITLMVDALTNEFFTPPDVEFDPLKFHFDTDPARMEAYSAIYDTYRDDKLAAFQQRGGKMLFIHGMSDPIFSAFDTIDYYERLAANNGGMAATQNFARTFLVPGMNHCAGGPATDNFDSIQTMVDWVEKGIAPQSITAKALASSADFPNRTRPLCPYPQFAKYKGTGSVEDASSFVCTAP
- a CDS encoding GlsB/YeaQ/YmgE family stress response membrane protein; the protein is MLSLLGTLLVGLVVGLIARAVKPGDDKLGWIMTALLGVAGSFLASYVGAAMGWYAQGAAAGWFASVIGAVVLLVIYSLVKSKG